From a region of the Mycobacterium intracellulare ATCC 13950 genome:
- the menD gene encoding 2-succinyl-5-enolpyruvyl-6-hydroxy-3-cyclohexene-1-carboxylic-acid synthase has translation MNPSTTQARVVVDELIRGGVRDVVLCPGSRNAPLAFALQDADRSGRIRLHVRIDERTAGYLAIGLAIAAGAPVCVAMTSGTAVANLGPAVVEANYARVPLIVLSANRPYELLGTGANQTMEQLGYFGTQVRATISLGLAEDAPERLDAHNATWRSATCRVLAAATGSRTANAGPVQFDIPLREPLVPDPEPRGAVLPPGRPGSRPWTYTPPVTFDQPLEIDLTPDTVVIAGHGAGTHPALAQLPTVAEPTAPAPENPLHPLALPLLRPKQVIMLGRPTLHRPVSALLADPKVPVFALTTGPRWPDVSGNSQATGTRAVTTGAPNPAWLHRCAETNRHANDAVRGQLAAHPLTTGLHVAAAVADALRPGDQLVLGASNPVRDAALVGLDTHGIRVRSNRGVAGIDGTVSTAIGAALAHERVGDPDNPARTVALIGDLTFVHDSSGLLIGPTEPTPRRLTIVVSNDNGGGIFELLEQGDPRFSDVSSRIFGTPHDVDVGALCRAYHVESRQIEVDELHAALDDPGPGMRVLEVKADRSSLRQLHAAIKAAL, from the coding sequence GTGAACCCCTCGACGACCCAGGCTCGCGTGGTCGTTGACGAGCTGATTCGCGGCGGCGTCCGCGACGTGGTGTTGTGCCCGGGTTCGCGGAACGCGCCGCTCGCCTTCGCGCTGCAGGACGCCGACCGGTCGGGCCGGATCCGGCTGCACGTCCGCATCGACGAACGCACCGCCGGCTACCTGGCCATCGGCCTGGCGATCGCAGCCGGCGCGCCGGTGTGCGTCGCCATGACGTCCGGCACGGCCGTGGCCAACCTGGGCCCGGCCGTGGTGGAGGCCAACTACGCGCGGGTGCCGCTGATCGTGCTGTCGGCCAACCGGCCCTACGAGCTCCTGGGCACCGGGGCCAACCAGACCATGGAGCAGCTGGGCTACTTCGGCACCCAGGTTCGGGCCACCATCAGCCTGGGCCTCGCCGAGGACGCCCCCGAGCGGCTGGACGCGCACAACGCCACCTGGCGCTCGGCCACCTGCCGGGTGCTGGCGGCCGCCACCGGATCGCGCACCGCCAACGCGGGACCCGTCCAGTTCGACATCCCGCTGCGCGAACCGCTGGTGCCGGATCCCGAACCCCGCGGCGCGGTGCTCCCGCCGGGCCGCCCGGGCAGCCGGCCGTGGACCTACACCCCGCCGGTCACCTTCGACCAGCCGCTGGAGATCGACCTGACGCCCGACACGGTCGTCATCGCCGGCCACGGCGCCGGCACCCATCCCGCCCTCGCCCAGCTGCCCACCGTGGCCGAACCGACCGCGCCCGCCCCCGAAAACCCGCTGCACCCCCTGGCGCTGCCGTTGCTGCGGCCCAAGCAGGTGATCATGCTCGGCCGCCCGACCCTGCACCGCCCGGTGTCGGCGCTGCTGGCCGACCCCAAGGTGCCGGTGTTCGCGCTGACCACCGGCCCCCGCTGGCCCGACGTCTCGGGAAACTCGCAGGCCACCGGCACGCGGGCGGTCACCACCGGGGCGCCGAACCCGGCGTGGCTGCACCGGTGCGCCGAGACGAACCGGCACGCGAACGACGCGGTGCGGGGCCAGCTCGCGGCGCACCCGCTGACCACCGGTTTGCACGTCGCGGCGGCGGTGGCCGACGCGTTGCGGCCCGGCGACCAGCTGGTGCTCGGGGCGTCCAACCCGGTCCGCGACGCGGCGCTGGTCGGCCTGGACACCCACGGCATCCGGGTGCGCTCCAACCGCGGGGTCGCCGGGATCGACGGCACCGTGTCCACCGCGATCGGGGCGGCACTCGCCCACGAACGCGTGGGCGACCCGGACAACCCGGCGCGGACCGTCGCGCTGATCGGCGATCTGACCTTCGTGCACGACAGCTCCGGGCTGCTGATCGGCCCCACCGAACCCACCCCGCGCCGCTTGACCATCGTGGTCTCCAACGACAACGGCGGCGGCATCTTCGAACTGCTCGAGCAGGGCGACCCCCGGTTCTCCGACGTGTCGTCGCGGATCTTCGGAACCCCGCACGACGTCGACGTGGGGGCGCTGTGCCGCGCGTATCACGTGGAGAGCCGCCAGATCGAGGTCGACGAATTGCACGCCGCCCTCGACGATCCCGGCCCCGGGATGCGGGTGCTGGAAGTCAAGGCGGACCGCTCCTCGTTGCGGCAGCTGCACGCCGCCATCAAGGCGGCGCTGTGA
- a CDS encoding DUF3592 domain-containing protein, with protein MARSPKVLLHLLIHGRSDEPPKTPARIALRWARIAVLIVAGLVTLQSVLLVAGAWRNDLAITHNMGVAQAEVLSAGPRRSTIEFVTPERVTYRPELGVLYPSHLATGMRIYVEYNKNDPNLVRVQHRNAGLAIIPAGSIAVVAWLGAAALLVALALLDKWLDRRAETAEPANFA; from the coding sequence ATGGCGAGATCCCCAAAGGTTCTGCTGCACTTACTGATTCACGGACGCAGCGACGAACCTCCGAAAACGCCTGCCAGGATCGCGTTGCGATGGGCCCGGATCGCGGTGCTGATCGTCGCCGGCCTGGTCACGCTGCAGTCGGTGCTGCTGGTGGCCGGCGCGTGGCGCAACGACCTTGCGATCACCCACAACATGGGCGTCGCGCAGGCGGAGGTGCTCAGCGCCGGGCCGCGCCGCTCCACCATCGAATTCGTCACGCCCGAGCGGGTCACCTACCGCCCCGAACTCGGGGTGCTCTACCCGTCCCACCTGGCCACCGGGATGCGAATCTACGTCGAGTACAACAAGAACGATCCGAACCTGGTCCGCGTGCAGCACCGCAACGCGGGGCTGGCGATCATCCCGGCGGGGTCCATCGCGGTGGTGGCCTGGCTCGGGGCGGCGGCGCTGCTGGTGGCGCTGGCGCTGCTGGACAAGTGGCTGGACCGCCGCGCCGAAACCGCCGAACCTGCAAATTTCGCGTGA
- a CDS encoding glycosyltransferase family 4 protein — MRVAIVAESFLPEVNGVSNSVIRVLEHLRRTGHEALVIAPDTPPGEPPAERIHDGIRVHRVPARMFPKVTTLPLGVPTPRLVSVLRGFDPHVVHLASPALLGYGGVRAARWLGVPTVAVYQTDVPGFAASYGIPMTARAAWAWFRHLHGLADRTLAPSTVTMEALVAHRFPRVHRWARGVDVLRFAPSARDEGLRRRWSPHGKPIVGFVGRLAPEKHVERLAGLAAGGAVQLVIVGDGVDRDKLQSAMPTAVFTGALYGDELAAAYASMDVFVHPGEHETFCQVVQEALASGLPVIAPDAGGPRDLVTPWRTGLLLGVNEFEARLPEAVAHLLAERARYAPAARRSVVGRSWSVICDELLGHYEAVLSPFERRRLSARRYAQGE, encoded by the coding sequence GTGCGCGTTGCGATCGTCGCGGAATCTTTCCTGCCGGAAGTCAACGGTGTCAGCAACTCGGTGATCCGGGTGCTCGAGCACCTGCGCCGCACCGGCCACGAGGCCCTCGTCATCGCCCCCGACACGCCACCCGGTGAACCGCCGGCGGAGCGCATTCACGACGGCATCCGCGTGCACCGGGTGCCCGCACGGATGTTCCCGAAGGTGACCACGCTGCCGCTCGGCGTGCCGACGCCCCGGCTGGTGAGCGTCCTGCGCGGATTCGACCCGCACGTCGTGCATCTGGCGTCGCCGGCGCTGCTGGGGTATGGCGGGGTGCGCGCGGCGCGGTGGCTGGGGGTGCCGACGGTCGCGGTGTATCAGACCGACGTCCCGGGTTTCGCGGCCAGCTACGGCATCCCGATGACGGCACGGGCCGCGTGGGCCTGGTTCCGGCACCTGCACGGCCTCGCCGACCGCACGCTGGCGCCGTCCACGGTGACGATGGAAGCGCTTGTCGCCCACCGTTTTCCACGGGTGCACCGGTGGGCGCGCGGCGTCGACGTGCTGCGGTTCGCGCCGTCGGCGCGCGACGAGGGGCTGCGGCGGCGGTGGTCACCGCACGGCAAGCCCATCGTCGGGTTCGTGGGCCGGCTCGCGCCGGAGAAACACGTCGAGCGGCTCGCCGGGCTGGCCGCCGGCGGTGCGGTGCAGCTCGTCATCGTGGGTGACGGCGTCGACCGCGACAAACTGCAATCGGCGATGCCGACAGCGGTTTTCACGGGTGCGCTCTACGGCGACGAGCTCGCCGCGGCGTACGCCAGCATGGACGTGTTCGTGCACCCCGGTGAGCACGAGACGTTTTGTCAGGTCGTGCAGGAAGCGCTGGCGTCGGGGTTGCCGGTCATCGCCCCCGACGCCGGCGGCCCACGCGACCTCGTCACCCCGTGGCGTACCGGTCTGCTGTTGGGAGTCAACGAGTTCGAGGCCCGGCTGCCCGAGGCCGTCGCGCACCTGCTCGCCGAACGGGCGCGCTACGCGCCGGCCGCGCGGCGCAGCGTCGTCGGCCGCAGCTGGTCGGTGATCTGCGACGAGCTGCTCGGCCACTACGAGGCGGTGCTGTCGCCGTTCGAGCGGCGCCGGCTGTCCGCCAGGCGGTACGCGCAGGGGGAGTGA